The following proteins are encoded in a genomic region of Dasypus novemcinctus isolate mDasNov1 chromosome 21, mDasNov1.1.hap2, whole genome shotgun sequence:
- the KCNH6 gene encoding voltage-gated inwardly rectifying potassium channel KCNH6 isoform X4, translated as MPVRRGHVAPQNTYLDTIIRKFEGQSRKFLIANAQMENCAIIYCNDGFCELFGYSRVEVMQRPCTCDFLTGPNTPRSAVSRLTQALLGAEECKVDILYYRKDASSFRCLVDVVPVKNEDGVVIMFILNFEDLAQLLAKSGSRSLSQRLLSPSFLGSEGSHGRPGGQGPSPGRVKYRTISQIPQFTLNFVEFNLEKHRSGSSTEFEIIAPHKVMERTQNVTEKVTQVLSLGADVLPEYKLQAPRLHRGTILHYSPFKAVWDWLILLLVIYTAVFTPYSAAFLLSDQDESRRGDCGYTCSPLTVVDLIVDIMFVVDIVINFRTTYVNANDEVVSHPRRIAVHYFKGWFLIDMVAAIPFDLLIFRTGSDETTTLIGLLKTARLLRLVRVARKLDRYSEYGAAVLFLLMCTFALIAHWLACIWYAIGNVERPYLEPRIGWLDSLGAQLGKHYNGSDPASGPSVQDKYVTALYFTFSSLTSVGFGNVSPNTNSEKVFSICVMLIGSLMYASIFGNVSAIIQRLYSGTARYHTQMLRVKEFIRFHQIPSPLRQRLEEYFQHAWSYTNGIDMNAVLKGFPEGLQADVCLHLHGALLRHCPAFRGASKGCLRALAVKFKTTHAPPGDTLVHLGDVLSTLYFISRGSIEILRDDVVVAILGKNDIFGEPVSLHARPGKSSADVRALTYCDLHKIQRADLLEVLDTYPAFAASFWTKLEVTFNLRDVDGGLQSSPRQAPGSQDHQGSFLDSSQPASAAQSPRPPTQTSSCGDLDKCRLKSGNSSSRMHQLLVGMDKALDPSSKEEQPEGLLSPLASPLCPLGVQGPVCGAHFPSLPECLSSVPKQLELQRYGSDPGFAVS; from the exons ATGCCTGTCCGCAGGGGCCACGTCGCGCCCCAAAACACTTACCTGGACACCATCATCCGCAAATTCGAGGGCCAGA gTCGTAAGTTCCTGATCGCCAATGCTCAGATGGAGAACTGTGCCATCATCTACTGCAACGACGGCTTCTGCGAACTCTTCGGTTACTCCCGCGTGGAGGTGATGCAGCGGCCTTGCACCTGCGACTTCCTCACTGGCCCCAACACCCCACGCAGCGCCGTGTCCCGTCTGACACAGGCCCTGCTGGGAGCTGAGGAGTGCAAGGTGGACATCCTCTACTACCGCAAGGATG CCTCTAGCTTCCGCTGCCTGGTGGACGTGGTCCCCGTGAAGAACGAGGACGGGGTCGTCATCATGTTCATCCTCAACTTTGAGGACCTGGCCCAGCTCCTGGCCAAGAGTGGGAGCCGCAGCCTGTCCCAGCGCCTGCTGTCTCCGAGCTTCCTGGGCTCCG AGGGCTCTCACGGGAGGCCGGGGGGGCAGGGACCCAGCCCGGGCAGAGTCAAGTACAGGACCATCAGCCAGATCCCTCAGTTCACACTCAACTTCGTGGAGTTCAACCTGGAGAAGCACCGCTCAGGCTCCTCCACCGAGTTTGAGATCATCGCTCCCCACAAGGTGATGGAGAGGACGCAGAACGTCACCGAGAAGGTCACCCAG gtcctGTCCCTGGGCGCAGACGTGCTGCCGGAGTACAAGCTGCAGGCGCCGCGCCTCCACCGCGGGACCATCCTGCACTACAGCCCCTTCAAGGCCGTGTGGGACTGGCTCATCCTGCTGCTGGTCATCTACACAGCTGTCTTCACGCCCTACTCGGCCGCCTTCCTGCTCAGCGACCAGGACGAGTCACGGCGCGGGGACTGCGGCTACACCTGCAGTCCGCTCACGGTGGTGGACCTCATCGTGGACATCATGTTTGTCGTGGACATCGTCATCAACTTCCGCACCACCTACGTCAACGCCAACGACGAGGTGGTCAGCCACCCCCGCCGCATCGCCGTCCACTACTTCAAGGGCTGGTTCCTCATTGACATGGTGGCCGCCATCCCCTTCGACTTGCTCATCTTCCGCACAGGCTCTGATGAG ACCACCACCCTGATCGGGCTGCTGAAGACAGCGCGGCTGCTGCGGCTGGTGCGCGTGGCGCGGAAGCTGGACCGCTACTCCGAGTACGGGGCGGCCGTGCTCTTCCTGCTGATGTGCACCTTCGCGCTCATCGCGCACTGGCTGGCCTGCATCTGGTACGCCATCGGCAACGTGGAGCGGCCCTACCTGGAGCCCAGGATCGGCTGGCTGGACAGCCTGGGGGCTCAGCTCGGCAAGCACTACAACGGCAGCGACCCGGCCTCGGGGCCCTCGGTCCAGGACAAGTACGTCACGGCCCTCTACTTCACCTTCAGCAGCCTCACCAGCGTGGGCTTCGGCAACGTCTCGCCCAACACCAACTCCGAGAAGGTCTTCTCTATCTGCGTCATGCTCATCGGCT CCCTCATGTATGCCAGCATCTTCGGCAACGTCTCGGCCATCATCCAGCGCCTGTACTCGGGCACCGCGCGCTACCACACGCAGATGCTGCGGGTCAAGGAGTTCATCCGCTTCCACCAGATCCCCAGCCCGCTGCGGCAGCGCCTCGAGGAGTACTTCCAGCACGCCTGGTCCTACACCAATGGCATCGACATGAACGCG GTGCTCAAGGGCTTCCCCGAGGGCCTGCAGGCCGACGTCTGCCTGCACCTGCACGGCGCGCTGCTGCGGCACTGCCCGGCCTTCCGCGGCGCCAGCAAAGGCTGCCTGCGCGCGCTCGCCGTCAAGTTCAAGACGACGCACGCGCCGCCCGGGGACACGTTGGTGCACCTCGGCGACGTGCTCTCCACGCTCTACTTCATCTCCCGTGGCTCCATCGAGATCCTGCGCGACGACGTGGTCGTGGCCATCCTAG GGAAGAACGACATCTTTGGGGAGCCAGTTAGCCTCCACGCCCGGCCGGGCAAGTCCAGTGCAGACGTGCGGGCGCTGACCTACTGCGACCTGCACAAGATCCAGCGGGCAGACCTGCTGGAGGTGCTGGACACATACCCCGCCTTCGCAGCCAGCTTCTGGACTAAGCTGGAGGTCACCTTCAACCTGCGCGAC GTAGACGGGGGTCTCCAGTCATCACCCCGACAAGCTCCAGGGAGCCAAGATCATCAAGGCTCCTTTCTCGACAGCAGCCAGCCAG CCTCTGCAGCTCAGAGTCCCAGGCCCCCTACACAG ACCTCAAGCTGTGGTGACTTGGACAAATGTAGGCTGAAGAGTGGGAATTCCTCCTCTAGGATGCATCAACTCCTTGTGGGAATGGACAAGGCTCTGGACCCATCCTCAAAAGAGGAGCAGCCAGAGGGGCTCCTGTCACCTCTGGCCTCACCTCTGTGTCCCCTGGGAGTTCAGGGACCTGTCTGTGGTGctcatttcccctccctccctgaatGCCTCAGCTCTGTCCCCAAGCAGCTGGAGTTGCAGAGATATGGCTCAGATCCTGGATTTGCAGTAAGTTAG
- the KCNH6 gene encoding voltage-gated inwardly rectifying potassium channel KCNH6 isoform X2: MPVRRGHVAPQNTYLDTIIRKFEGQSRKFLIANAQMENCAIIYCNDGFCELFGYSRVEVMQRPCTCDFLTGPNTPRSAVSRLTQALLGAEECKVDILYYRKDASSFRCLVDVVPVKNEDGVVIMFILNFEDLAQLLAKSGSRSLSQRLLSPSFLGSEGSHGRPGGQGPSPGRVKYRTISQIPQFTLNFVEFNLEKHRSGSSTEFEIIAPHKVMERTQNVTEKVTQVLSLGADVLPEYKLQAPRLHRGTILHYSPFKAVWDWLILLLVIYTAVFTPYSAAFLLSDQDESRRGDCGYTCSPLTVVDLIVDIMFVVDIVINFRTTYVNANDEVVSHPRRIAVHYFKGWFLIDMVAAIPFDLLIFRTGSDETTTLIGLLKTARLLRLVRVARKLDRYSEYGAAVLFLLMCTFALIAHWLACICSLTSVGFGNVSPNTNSEKVFSICVMLIGSLMYASIFGNVSAIIQRLYSGTARYHTQMLRVKEFIRFHQIPSPLRQRLEEYFQHAWSYTNGIDMNAVLKGFPEGLQADVCLHLHGALLRHCPAFRGASKGCLRALAVKFKTTHAPPGDTLVHLGDVLSTLYFISRGSIEILRDDVVVAILGKNDIFGEPVSLHARPGKSSADVRALTYCDLHKIQRADLLEVLDTYPAFAASFWTKLEVTFNLRDVDGGLQSSPRQAPGSQDHQGSFLDSSQPGAASSLSTSDTPGLWPELLQQVPPRCSPPNPQGGPDGWPWELGCRLEQLQAQLNRLESQVTSDLGHILQLLQQPLSQDCTHSILGVPASNDLPLFPAASAAQSPRPPTQTSSCGDLDKCRLKSGNSSSRMHQLLVGMDKALDPSSKEEQPEGLLSPLASPLCPLGVQGPVCGAHFPSLPECLSSVPKQLELQRYGSDPGFAVS, translated from the exons ATGCCTGTCCGCAGGGGCCACGTCGCGCCCCAAAACACTTACCTGGACACCATCATCCGCAAATTCGAGGGCCAGA gTCGTAAGTTCCTGATCGCCAATGCTCAGATGGAGAACTGTGCCATCATCTACTGCAACGACGGCTTCTGCGAACTCTTCGGTTACTCCCGCGTGGAGGTGATGCAGCGGCCTTGCACCTGCGACTTCCTCACTGGCCCCAACACCCCACGCAGCGCCGTGTCCCGTCTGACACAGGCCCTGCTGGGAGCTGAGGAGTGCAAGGTGGACATCCTCTACTACCGCAAGGATG CCTCTAGCTTCCGCTGCCTGGTGGACGTGGTCCCCGTGAAGAACGAGGACGGGGTCGTCATCATGTTCATCCTCAACTTTGAGGACCTGGCCCAGCTCCTGGCCAAGAGTGGGAGCCGCAGCCTGTCCCAGCGCCTGCTGTCTCCGAGCTTCCTGGGCTCCG AGGGCTCTCACGGGAGGCCGGGGGGGCAGGGACCCAGCCCGGGCAGAGTCAAGTACAGGACCATCAGCCAGATCCCTCAGTTCACACTCAACTTCGTGGAGTTCAACCTGGAGAAGCACCGCTCAGGCTCCTCCACCGAGTTTGAGATCATCGCTCCCCACAAGGTGATGGAGAGGACGCAGAACGTCACCGAGAAGGTCACCCAG gtcctGTCCCTGGGCGCAGACGTGCTGCCGGAGTACAAGCTGCAGGCGCCGCGCCTCCACCGCGGGACCATCCTGCACTACAGCCCCTTCAAGGCCGTGTGGGACTGGCTCATCCTGCTGCTGGTCATCTACACAGCTGTCTTCACGCCCTACTCGGCCGCCTTCCTGCTCAGCGACCAGGACGAGTCACGGCGCGGGGACTGCGGCTACACCTGCAGTCCGCTCACGGTGGTGGACCTCATCGTGGACATCATGTTTGTCGTGGACATCGTCATCAACTTCCGCACCACCTACGTCAACGCCAACGACGAGGTGGTCAGCCACCCCCGCCGCATCGCCGTCCACTACTTCAAGGGCTGGTTCCTCATTGACATGGTGGCCGCCATCCCCTTCGACTTGCTCATCTTCCGCACAGGCTCTGATGAG ACCACCACCCTGATCGGGCTGCTGAAGACAGCGCGGCTGCTGCGGCTGGTGCGCGTGGCGCGGAAGCTGGACCGCTACTCCGAGTACGGGGCGGCCGTGCTCTTCCTGCTGATGTGCACCTTCGCGCTCATCGCGCACTGGCTGGCCTGCATCTG CAGCCTCACCAGCGTGGGCTTCGGCAACGTCTCGCCCAACACCAACTCCGAGAAGGTCTTCTCTATCTGCGTCATGCTCATCGGCT CCCTCATGTATGCCAGCATCTTCGGCAACGTCTCGGCCATCATCCAGCGCCTGTACTCGGGCACCGCGCGCTACCACACGCAGATGCTGCGGGTCAAGGAGTTCATCCGCTTCCACCAGATCCCCAGCCCGCTGCGGCAGCGCCTCGAGGAGTACTTCCAGCACGCCTGGTCCTACACCAATGGCATCGACATGAACGCG GTGCTCAAGGGCTTCCCCGAGGGCCTGCAGGCCGACGTCTGCCTGCACCTGCACGGCGCGCTGCTGCGGCACTGCCCGGCCTTCCGCGGCGCCAGCAAAGGCTGCCTGCGCGCGCTCGCCGTCAAGTTCAAGACGACGCACGCGCCGCCCGGGGACACGTTGGTGCACCTCGGCGACGTGCTCTCCACGCTCTACTTCATCTCCCGTGGCTCCATCGAGATCCTGCGCGACGACGTGGTCGTGGCCATCCTAG GGAAGAACGACATCTTTGGGGAGCCAGTTAGCCTCCACGCCCGGCCGGGCAAGTCCAGTGCAGACGTGCGGGCGCTGACCTACTGCGACCTGCACAAGATCCAGCGGGCAGACCTGCTGGAGGTGCTGGACACATACCCCGCCTTCGCAGCCAGCTTCTGGACTAAGCTGGAGGTCACCTTCAACCTGCGCGAC GTAGACGGGGGTCTCCAGTCATCACCCCGACAAGCTCCAGGGAGCCAAGATCATCAAGGCTCCTTTCTCGACAGCAGCCAGCCAG GTGCAGCCTCTTCCCTGAGCACCTCAGACACACCTGGTCTCTGGCCTGAGTTGCTGCAGCAAGTGCCCCCAAGGTGCAGTCCCCCAAACCCCCAGGGAGGTCCAGACGGCTGGCCTTGGGAGCTAGGCTGCAGGCTGGAGCAGCTCCAGGCCCAGCTGAACAG GTTGGAGTCCCAGGTGACCTCAGATCTCGGGCACATCCTACAGCTCCTTCAGCAGCCCTTGTCCCAGGACTGCACCCACTCCATCCTGGGAGTCCCTGCCTCCAATGACCTGCCATTGTTTCCTGCAGCCTCTGCAGCTCAGAGTCCCAGGCCCCCTACACAG ACCTCAAGCTGTGGTGACTTGGACAAATGTAGGCTGAAGAGTGGGAATTCCTCCTCTAGGATGCATCAACTCCTTGTGGGAATGGACAAGGCTCTGGACCCATCCTCAAAAGAGGAGCAGCCAGAGGGGCTCCTGTCACCTCTGGCCTCACCTCTGTGTCCCCTGGGAGTTCAGGGACCTGTCTGTGGTGctcatttcccctccctccctgaatGCCTCAGCTCTGTCCCCAAGCAGCTGGAGTTGCAGAGATATGGCTCAGATCCTGGATTTGCAGTAAGTTAG
- the KCNH6 gene encoding voltage-gated inwardly rectifying potassium channel KCNH6 isoform X3 produces MPVRRGHVAPQNTYLDTIIRKFEGQSRKFLIANAQMENCAIIYCNDGFCELFGYSRVEVMQRPCTCDFLTGPNTPRSAVSRLTQALLGAEECKVDILYYRKDASSFRCLVDVVPVKNEDGVVIMFILNFEDLAQLLAKSGSRSLSQRLLSPSFLGSEGSHGRPGGQGPSPGRVKYRTISQIPQFTLNFVEFNLEKHRSGSSTEFEIIAPHKVMERTQNVTEKVTQVLSLGADVLPEYKLQAPRLHRGTILHYSPFKAVWDWLILLLVIYTAVFTPYSAAFLLSDQDESRRGDCGYTCSPLTVVDLIVDIMFVVDIVINFRTTYVNANDEVVSHPRRIAVHYFKGWFLIDMVAAIPFDLLIFRTGSDETTTLIGLLKTARLLRLVRVARKLDRYSEYGAAVLFLLMCTFALIAHWLACIWYAIGNVERPYLEPRIGWLDSLGAQLGKHYNGSDPASGPSVQDKYVTALYFTFSSLTSVGFGNVSPNTNSEKVFSICVMLIGSLMYASIFGNVSAIIQRLYSGTARYHTQMLRVKEFIRFHQIPSPLRQRLEEYFQHAWSYTNGIDMNAVLKGFPEGLQADVCLHLHGALLRHCPAFRGASKGCLRALAVKFKTTHAPPGDTLVHLGDVLSTLYFISRGSIEILRDDVVVAILGKNDIFGEPVSLHARPGKSSADVRALTYCDLHKIQRADLLEVLDTYPAFAASFWTKLEVTFNLRDTGVSSHHPDKLQGAKIIKAPFSTAASQLLQQPLSQDCTHSILGVPASNDLPLFPAASAAQSPRPPTQTSSCGDLDKCRLKSGNSSSRMHQLLVGMDKALDPSSKEEQPEGLLSPLASPLCPLGVQGPVCGAHFPSLPECLSSVPKQLELQRYGSDPGFAVS; encoded by the exons ATGCCTGTCCGCAGGGGCCACGTCGCGCCCCAAAACACTTACCTGGACACCATCATCCGCAAATTCGAGGGCCAGA gTCGTAAGTTCCTGATCGCCAATGCTCAGATGGAGAACTGTGCCATCATCTACTGCAACGACGGCTTCTGCGAACTCTTCGGTTACTCCCGCGTGGAGGTGATGCAGCGGCCTTGCACCTGCGACTTCCTCACTGGCCCCAACACCCCACGCAGCGCCGTGTCCCGTCTGACACAGGCCCTGCTGGGAGCTGAGGAGTGCAAGGTGGACATCCTCTACTACCGCAAGGATG CCTCTAGCTTCCGCTGCCTGGTGGACGTGGTCCCCGTGAAGAACGAGGACGGGGTCGTCATCATGTTCATCCTCAACTTTGAGGACCTGGCCCAGCTCCTGGCCAAGAGTGGGAGCCGCAGCCTGTCCCAGCGCCTGCTGTCTCCGAGCTTCCTGGGCTCCG AGGGCTCTCACGGGAGGCCGGGGGGGCAGGGACCCAGCCCGGGCAGAGTCAAGTACAGGACCATCAGCCAGATCCCTCAGTTCACACTCAACTTCGTGGAGTTCAACCTGGAGAAGCACCGCTCAGGCTCCTCCACCGAGTTTGAGATCATCGCTCCCCACAAGGTGATGGAGAGGACGCAGAACGTCACCGAGAAGGTCACCCAG gtcctGTCCCTGGGCGCAGACGTGCTGCCGGAGTACAAGCTGCAGGCGCCGCGCCTCCACCGCGGGACCATCCTGCACTACAGCCCCTTCAAGGCCGTGTGGGACTGGCTCATCCTGCTGCTGGTCATCTACACAGCTGTCTTCACGCCCTACTCGGCCGCCTTCCTGCTCAGCGACCAGGACGAGTCACGGCGCGGGGACTGCGGCTACACCTGCAGTCCGCTCACGGTGGTGGACCTCATCGTGGACATCATGTTTGTCGTGGACATCGTCATCAACTTCCGCACCACCTACGTCAACGCCAACGACGAGGTGGTCAGCCACCCCCGCCGCATCGCCGTCCACTACTTCAAGGGCTGGTTCCTCATTGACATGGTGGCCGCCATCCCCTTCGACTTGCTCATCTTCCGCACAGGCTCTGATGAG ACCACCACCCTGATCGGGCTGCTGAAGACAGCGCGGCTGCTGCGGCTGGTGCGCGTGGCGCGGAAGCTGGACCGCTACTCCGAGTACGGGGCGGCCGTGCTCTTCCTGCTGATGTGCACCTTCGCGCTCATCGCGCACTGGCTGGCCTGCATCTGGTACGCCATCGGCAACGTGGAGCGGCCCTACCTGGAGCCCAGGATCGGCTGGCTGGACAGCCTGGGGGCTCAGCTCGGCAAGCACTACAACGGCAGCGACCCGGCCTCGGGGCCCTCGGTCCAGGACAAGTACGTCACGGCCCTCTACTTCACCTTCAGCAGCCTCACCAGCGTGGGCTTCGGCAACGTCTCGCCCAACACCAACTCCGAGAAGGTCTTCTCTATCTGCGTCATGCTCATCGGCT CCCTCATGTATGCCAGCATCTTCGGCAACGTCTCGGCCATCATCCAGCGCCTGTACTCGGGCACCGCGCGCTACCACACGCAGATGCTGCGGGTCAAGGAGTTCATCCGCTTCCACCAGATCCCCAGCCCGCTGCGGCAGCGCCTCGAGGAGTACTTCCAGCACGCCTGGTCCTACACCAATGGCATCGACATGAACGCG GTGCTCAAGGGCTTCCCCGAGGGCCTGCAGGCCGACGTCTGCCTGCACCTGCACGGCGCGCTGCTGCGGCACTGCCCGGCCTTCCGCGGCGCCAGCAAAGGCTGCCTGCGCGCGCTCGCCGTCAAGTTCAAGACGACGCACGCGCCGCCCGGGGACACGTTGGTGCACCTCGGCGACGTGCTCTCCACGCTCTACTTCATCTCCCGTGGCTCCATCGAGATCCTGCGCGACGACGTGGTCGTGGCCATCCTAG GGAAGAACGACATCTTTGGGGAGCCAGTTAGCCTCCACGCCCGGCCGGGCAAGTCCAGTGCAGACGTGCGGGCGCTGACCTACTGCGACCTGCACAAGATCCAGCGGGCAGACCTGCTGGAGGTGCTGGACACATACCCCGCCTTCGCAGCCAGCTTCTGGACTAAGCTGGAGGTCACCTTCAACCTGCGCGAC ACGGGGGTCTCCAGTCATCACCCCGACAAGCTCCAGGGAGCCAAGATCATCAAGGCTCCTTTCTCGACAGCAGCCAGCCAG CTCCTTCAGCAGCCCTTGTCCCAGGACTGCACCCACTCCATCCTGGGAGTCCCTGCCTCCAATGACCTGCCATTGTTTCCTGCAGCCTCTGCAGCTCAGAGTCCCAGGCCCCCTACACAG ACCTCAAGCTGTGGTGACTTGGACAAATGTAGGCTGAAGAGTGGGAATTCCTCCTCTAGGATGCATCAACTCCTTGTGGGAATGGACAAGGCTCTGGACCCATCCTCAAAAGAGGAGCAGCCAGAGGGGCTCCTGTCACCTCTGGCCTCACCTCTGTGTCCCCTGGGAGTTCAGGGACCTGTCTGTGGTGctcatttcccctccctccctgaatGCCTCAGCTCTGTCCCCAAGCAGCTGGAGTTGCAGAGATATGGCTCAGATCCTGGATTTGCAGTAAGTTAG
- the KCNH6 gene encoding voltage-gated inwardly rectifying potassium channel KCNH6 isoform X1: MPVRRGHVAPQNTYLDTIIRKFEGQSRKFLIANAQMENCAIIYCNDGFCELFGYSRVEVMQRPCTCDFLTGPNTPRSAVSRLTQALLGAEECKVDILYYRKDASSFRCLVDVVPVKNEDGVVIMFILNFEDLAQLLAKSGSRSLSQRLLSPSFLGSEGSHGRPGGQGPSPGRVKYRTISQIPQFTLNFVEFNLEKHRSGSSTEFEIIAPHKVMERTQNVTEKVTQVLSLGADVLPEYKLQAPRLHRGTILHYSPFKAVWDWLILLLVIYTAVFTPYSAAFLLSDQDESRRGDCGYTCSPLTVVDLIVDIMFVVDIVINFRTTYVNANDEVVSHPRRIAVHYFKGWFLIDMVAAIPFDLLIFRTGSDETTTLIGLLKTARLLRLVRVARKLDRYSEYGAAVLFLLMCTFALIAHWLACIWYAIGNVERPYLEPRIGWLDSLGAQLGKHYNGSDPASGPSVQDKYVTALYFTFSSLTSVGFGNVSPNTNSEKVFSICVMLIGSLMYASIFGNVSAIIQRLYSGTARYHTQMLRVKEFIRFHQIPSPLRQRLEEYFQHAWSYTNGIDMNAVLKGFPEGLQADVCLHLHGALLRHCPAFRGASKGCLRALAVKFKTTHAPPGDTLVHLGDVLSTLYFISRGSIEILRDDVVVAILGKNDIFGEPVSLHARPGKSSADVRALTYCDLHKIQRADLLEVLDTYPAFAASFWTKLEVTFNLRDVDGGLQSSPRQAPGSQDHQGSFLDSSQPGAASSLSTSDTPGLWPELLQQVPPRCSPPNPQGGPDGWPWELGCRLEQLQAQLNRLESQVTSDLGHILQLLQQPLSQDCTHSILGVPASNDLPLFPAASAAQSPRPPTQTSSCGDLDKCRLKSGNSSSRMHQLLVGMDKALDPSSKEEQPEGLLSPLASPLCPLGVQGPVCGAHFPSLPECLSSVPKQLELQRYGSDPGFAVS, from the exons ATGCCTGTCCGCAGGGGCCACGTCGCGCCCCAAAACACTTACCTGGACACCATCATCCGCAAATTCGAGGGCCAGA gTCGTAAGTTCCTGATCGCCAATGCTCAGATGGAGAACTGTGCCATCATCTACTGCAACGACGGCTTCTGCGAACTCTTCGGTTACTCCCGCGTGGAGGTGATGCAGCGGCCTTGCACCTGCGACTTCCTCACTGGCCCCAACACCCCACGCAGCGCCGTGTCCCGTCTGACACAGGCCCTGCTGGGAGCTGAGGAGTGCAAGGTGGACATCCTCTACTACCGCAAGGATG CCTCTAGCTTCCGCTGCCTGGTGGACGTGGTCCCCGTGAAGAACGAGGACGGGGTCGTCATCATGTTCATCCTCAACTTTGAGGACCTGGCCCAGCTCCTGGCCAAGAGTGGGAGCCGCAGCCTGTCCCAGCGCCTGCTGTCTCCGAGCTTCCTGGGCTCCG AGGGCTCTCACGGGAGGCCGGGGGGGCAGGGACCCAGCCCGGGCAGAGTCAAGTACAGGACCATCAGCCAGATCCCTCAGTTCACACTCAACTTCGTGGAGTTCAACCTGGAGAAGCACCGCTCAGGCTCCTCCACCGAGTTTGAGATCATCGCTCCCCACAAGGTGATGGAGAGGACGCAGAACGTCACCGAGAAGGTCACCCAG gtcctGTCCCTGGGCGCAGACGTGCTGCCGGAGTACAAGCTGCAGGCGCCGCGCCTCCACCGCGGGACCATCCTGCACTACAGCCCCTTCAAGGCCGTGTGGGACTGGCTCATCCTGCTGCTGGTCATCTACACAGCTGTCTTCACGCCCTACTCGGCCGCCTTCCTGCTCAGCGACCAGGACGAGTCACGGCGCGGGGACTGCGGCTACACCTGCAGTCCGCTCACGGTGGTGGACCTCATCGTGGACATCATGTTTGTCGTGGACATCGTCATCAACTTCCGCACCACCTACGTCAACGCCAACGACGAGGTGGTCAGCCACCCCCGCCGCATCGCCGTCCACTACTTCAAGGGCTGGTTCCTCATTGACATGGTGGCCGCCATCCCCTTCGACTTGCTCATCTTCCGCACAGGCTCTGATGAG ACCACCACCCTGATCGGGCTGCTGAAGACAGCGCGGCTGCTGCGGCTGGTGCGCGTGGCGCGGAAGCTGGACCGCTACTCCGAGTACGGGGCGGCCGTGCTCTTCCTGCTGATGTGCACCTTCGCGCTCATCGCGCACTGGCTGGCCTGCATCTGGTACGCCATCGGCAACGTGGAGCGGCCCTACCTGGAGCCCAGGATCGGCTGGCTGGACAGCCTGGGGGCTCAGCTCGGCAAGCACTACAACGGCAGCGACCCGGCCTCGGGGCCCTCGGTCCAGGACAAGTACGTCACGGCCCTCTACTTCACCTTCAGCAGCCTCACCAGCGTGGGCTTCGGCAACGTCTCGCCCAACACCAACTCCGAGAAGGTCTTCTCTATCTGCGTCATGCTCATCGGCT CCCTCATGTATGCCAGCATCTTCGGCAACGTCTCGGCCATCATCCAGCGCCTGTACTCGGGCACCGCGCGCTACCACACGCAGATGCTGCGGGTCAAGGAGTTCATCCGCTTCCACCAGATCCCCAGCCCGCTGCGGCAGCGCCTCGAGGAGTACTTCCAGCACGCCTGGTCCTACACCAATGGCATCGACATGAACGCG GTGCTCAAGGGCTTCCCCGAGGGCCTGCAGGCCGACGTCTGCCTGCACCTGCACGGCGCGCTGCTGCGGCACTGCCCGGCCTTCCGCGGCGCCAGCAAAGGCTGCCTGCGCGCGCTCGCCGTCAAGTTCAAGACGACGCACGCGCCGCCCGGGGACACGTTGGTGCACCTCGGCGACGTGCTCTCCACGCTCTACTTCATCTCCCGTGGCTCCATCGAGATCCTGCGCGACGACGTGGTCGTGGCCATCCTAG GGAAGAACGACATCTTTGGGGAGCCAGTTAGCCTCCACGCCCGGCCGGGCAAGTCCAGTGCAGACGTGCGGGCGCTGACCTACTGCGACCTGCACAAGATCCAGCGGGCAGACCTGCTGGAGGTGCTGGACACATACCCCGCCTTCGCAGCCAGCTTCTGGACTAAGCTGGAGGTCACCTTCAACCTGCGCGAC GTAGACGGGGGTCTCCAGTCATCACCCCGACAAGCTCCAGGGAGCCAAGATCATCAAGGCTCCTTTCTCGACAGCAGCCAGCCAG GTGCAGCCTCTTCCCTGAGCACCTCAGACACACCTGGTCTCTGGCCTGAGTTGCTGCAGCAAGTGCCCCCAAGGTGCAGTCCCCCAAACCCCCAGGGAGGTCCAGACGGCTGGCCTTGGGAGCTAGGCTGCAGGCTGGAGCAGCTCCAGGCCCAGCTGAACAG GTTGGAGTCCCAGGTGACCTCAGATCTCGGGCACATCCTACAGCTCCTTCAGCAGCCCTTGTCCCAGGACTGCACCCACTCCATCCTGGGAGTCCCTGCCTCCAATGACCTGCCATTGTTTCCTGCAGCCTCTGCAGCTCAGAGTCCCAGGCCCCCTACACAG ACCTCAAGCTGTGGTGACTTGGACAAATGTAGGCTGAAGAGTGGGAATTCCTCCTCTAGGATGCATCAACTCCTTGTGGGAATGGACAAGGCTCTGGACCCATCCTCAAAAGAGGAGCAGCCAGAGGGGCTCCTGTCACCTCTGGCCTCACCTCTGTGTCCCCTGGGAGTTCAGGGACCTGTCTGTGGTGctcatttcccctccctccctgaatGCCTCAGCTCTGTCCCCAAGCAGCTGGAGTTGCAGAGATATGGCTCAGATCCTGGATTTGCAGTAAGTTAG